The Plasmodium falciparum 3D7 genome assembly, chromosome: 12 genome contains the following window.
tcttaattaatattatatatatatgtatattctgttttttaaaaaattatatgattctTTATAGTTTCTTATATAATTGTagattttcaattttttgtattctatttatttttctatattattatttattttttagttTAGATTTTTATAGAATTATACATTTACCATTGGATAATTTCTTCTTTCCCtttctttgttttttatttttttcatttctttttatttttaagattATCATGtctttatattatgaatatgtatatgaaaaaaaatatagaatacTATttgtcaaaaaaaataatctcATAGAAAAACGGATAACCAAAAGGAAAAACACGAACATTAATAATGCTTATTTTACGAAATATTTTTCGATAGATAATACTATACCTACATCGCCCATagaagatatattaaataactTCAAACATATTTTAGaaactattaatattattgaagAAAATCCAAACCACAATCTAACaacaaatataatgaaaatcaaagaaaaaatcaaaaattgtgataatatattaaggacgaaaaatattaatcaaGTACAAATAGGAAAATACAGAAAATTtgaaaaagtatataatatatggtgTTTAGACAAAATGTATCTAAATTACCCATTAAATCAAGAAGAAACTAAATCGTTCTTATCAAATAGTCTTAACAGAAtatcttttaattctttttctaatatgcattctttattatcatcaaagTTTCAAGAacattataatgatatatatgattggAATGgtaatattgaaaatatatataaagcaaATACTTTTATATCTATAGGTTATAAACTATTATATCCGTTAGGTGTATTAGAAGCTAATTTTGATAAAGAGAAATTGAAAAAGTTTCTTTTCAGAATATGttcttattataatgatattcCTTATCACACTAGTCTCCACGCAGCAcaggtatataaaaaataatatatatattggggTAAATACATAGGATTTgtgtttatacatataataagacaatataaataaatatataaattaatatataaattaatatatatatatatatatatatatgtatatgtttgtGTACATATGTATGGATGTATATCCCTTTTTAGGTAGCTCATTTTAGCAAGAGCATGCTTTTCATGCTAGACATGAACCACAAAATTTCAGCTATTGACGAATTTTGCTTACATATATCTTCTCTATGCCATGATACAGGACATCCTGGACTCAATAATTATTTCCTTATCAATTCAGAAAATAACTTAGCACTaacatataatgataatagtgTTCTAGAAAATTATCATTGTTCCTTACTCTTTAAAACTCTGAAAAATcctaattataatatatttgaacattatccttatcatatttttatttcatgcaaaaaaaatatcatcaAAGCTATTTTGTCAACTGATATGAAAAAccattttgaatatatttctGATTTTAGAACTTCCAAAGAATTTATagattatgataatttatcAAATGATCAAATATGGCAAATATTCTGTCTTATTTTAAAGGCATCAGATATTGGACACTCAACACTTGAATGGAATAAACATCTTGAATGGACACTCAAAATTAACGAAGAATTCTATTTACAAGGTTTACTAGAAAAATCgttaaatatacaaaatagtTTTTTATGTGATATTAATACTATGAATAAATTAGCTCTCTCACAAATCGATTTCTTAAAACATTTATGTATTCCTTTATTCAatgaattaaattatatatgtaaaaataatgacGTATATACTCATTGTATACAACcaattgaaaataatatagaacGTTGGGAGAGCCACAAAAATGATAATCAAAATTTAGGTTTGCACGAAAAGTATAAAGAGGAAAACTTACTAAGCAAACTTGAGCTCATCAaatttgaataaaaatatacaaggagaaaaatatatttgatgattgtataaatatatatatatatatatttatttatttatttgtgtatttgttttatatattatgttttttatatgaatacatcaatataaatatatatatatatttcataacatgttatatttttttgtgaacACGCTATATTtgtgttataaatatatatatatatattttatatttcacggctaatcttttatttttttattattttaaagtaCTCTTTAGTAATTCCCTATTTGAtgaaaacaaataaaattattattttactcaatttttttttattttataaaaattgtgttcatttattatgtttCTCTACATAAATAaagtgaatatatatatatatatatatatatatatatatttatatttataatcaaCACTTTAAGCACTCCTATATTACTGCATAAAACATGTAACACGTATAACAAATATGTGTTCATTTTattgaaaaacaaaaaaaataagtaaattttaatttttatttataagtaaattatattttttataaaatattatatatatatattgatagttttcatattatatattattcctacaatttatatttttcatttattttatatttcttcttatataaaaataaaacaagtggacaaataatatatgagcatataatatatatatatatatataccttgttttatataaaaacaacaacaaataagtatataaattgatacaaatataaataaataaatatatatatatatatatatatatatatattttttttatgtatcacacataattttttattatgatataaagTATGCATTTGCTATCTTTtctttcatttattatatggttTATACACTGTACAGCCAAAAGACATGAATattcaataaaaaaatattttctgaACAGTcataatttttgtaaaataaaacCTGACCCGTTCAGGAAAgatactttaaaaaaaagactATATTCTTCTGATGGAATTAAAGACGAAATAATTATCGGAACTCGTGATTCTCCGTTAGCCTTAAAACAAAGTGAAAAAGTgaggaaaaaaattatgtcatattttaaaaaaatgaataaaaatataaatgtaacatttaagtatataaaaacaacaggtgataatatattagataGTAAGAGTGTTGGATTATATGGCGGGAAAGGAATATTTACAAAAGAATTGGATGAACAATTAATAAATGGAAATGTAGATTTGTGTGTGCATTCTTTGAAAGATGTTCCTATATTATTACCTAATAATATTGAATTATcatgttttttaaaaagagaTACAATAAATGATGCTTTTTTatctataaaatataaaagcatAAATGATATGAATACGGTCAAAAGTGTATCAAAAACAGAAGACATTCATCATATCAACAAAAAAGATAgtgatcataataatgatacatTATGTACTATTGGGACATCGTCCTTAAGAAGAAGAAGTCAAATTAAAAacagatataaaaatatttatgtaaacaATATAAgaggaaatataaatacaagaattgagaaattatataatggAGAAGTTGATGCGTTAATAATAGCTATGTGTGGTATAGAAAGATTAATAAAGAAAGCAAATCTTAAACATCttctaaaaaataaagaacagAAAAATATCTGCCAACCATTTCTTCtcaaatgtaataataaaaagtgtATAGATTTGTGTCATGTTAATATACAAAAGTTGAATAAAAACCTGATTTATCCTGCCTTAGGTCAAGGCATTATAGCAGTTACctcacacaaaaaaaattatttcatttccagtctcttaaaaaatataaacaataaaaaatcaGAAATGATGGCACAAATTGAAAGAtcctttttatatcatatcgATGGGAATTGTATGATGCCTATAGGAGGATATACAAACATGAGaaatgaagatatatatttacatgtaATAATTAATGACATACATGGATATAACAAATATCAGGTAACGCAAAAagatacattatataattataaagaaattgGCCCTAATGCTGCTATTAAAATGAAGGAAATTATAGGCACTGAACAgtttaacaaaataaaagcGGAGGCTGAATTGCaccttttaaataataaataatataataatatatataggtatatattaaaaataaaaaaagaaaacaaaattaaagaaaaaggaaaaatatcaaattttatatgcaataaaaggaaatatatacatatatatatataatatatatatatatatatatttttgtttctttgtttattatttatcatttttattttttttttttttttttaagatctTACTgataatattctttataaatgtgtttgtatatataattttttgcattataaattaagagtatttcaaaatatataataacattttaatatttgtccctcccaaaaaaaaaaatatatatatatatattatatatattatatatatttacaaaaaaagtatattttaataattcgtAGCATTTAATGTTTAGTTTATAGTTtgttcttattttatatttttatttcttttattttttaattttttttgtttttaaattaagatcaaattatttaatatgtttactgcttaatataataacataaattatGTTTTTTCTGTTTGagtattcatttttaaatgagtttatatttgttcattcaaaattaaaatatacatatattgtataatatattttacgttattttttttttttttttttgtctacttaaaacatataaaaatggaagaaaacaaaaaggtaataaaatataaaaaagtggaaaaataatatatatatatatatatatatatatattatatatatttatatttaaattattttttttcttccttcatgtatacacatatatagaTAATGAATATGAAAGAACATCAGTGGAGGTTGtttgaatataatatgagTAAATGGAtgatagaaaataaatatatattagatcaagaagaaaagaagaaattttATAAGTGTGCTAATTATAGTATAGGTAGCGGAGTCCTTAATGCTtccttaatatatttcttatgtaaaaaatacaagaattatataacacCCGTATCAAGATTTTTTCTGACATTTTCTTTGGGTGTTTATACATCTAtggttataaataaaatatataggaGAAAGGCCTATATAGAGGTAATGTATAAGttgaaacaaaaatatatgtgaaagtatatactttttattatcttatgtgtatatatacgACAGagcaatataaaaaagaaaaaaaaagaaatgttcataaataaaatacatacatatatatatatatatatatatatatattatttttattttagatATTAAGTTCTAAGACTACTATGACCGATAAAGCAAAAGAAGTTTTAAACGATATACTAAATATTAATGAGGATAATATTAAAGTATCGCCccaagaaataaaaaaaaatgaggataaagataatataaattcgcataattatatgaatgatCAGGATATTCCTTTGAATATCCATACTCAGGAAAAAGAGaatgtaatataaatgtgtaaaaaaaataaataaataaataaataaatatatatatatatatatatatatatatatataattatttatttatttcttataattttctttttttttttttagaacaATTTGGACTTTATTCCTGATTTGTAAGTTAAAaatagtttatatatatatatatatatatatattgtaaggcatatattataaatatatattatttatttattcctcatatttttttttagaaataaCACCATTATGAAAGAACAAATTGATGAGTTAGAAAGGTacgtataattatatatacctaatttgaaaatatttatatatttattaaatattatatatatacataaatatatatattatatggttCATTTTTAGATGCAAAGATATGTCAATTTGCACAgatgaaaatttaaaaaatatgataaaaaccttagaaaaatattcttaaaaaaatatatacatatatacatatatatatatatatatatatatatatatataacaaattataatacttttttaaaataaatgaatatgtgCAGTATACAAATATGGCTtgtattaattaaattataaacttacaaaaaaaagaaaatatacatatatatatatatatgtaatgtcTGTTCATTCTTCATAGGCAAgattattactttttaaaGGATCCTAACGAAAGTAAAAAATGGAaacttatttaaaatattacatattgtatatattattgcatattatatgtatcaatagtatacatatatatatatatatatatatatttatttatatttatattttgcatatttatttttttttttaaggtaATTCGGTTAGCTGGGATGAAATACGTAAacgaaatgaataaaaaaaaaaaaaaaacttacgATTTTAAAAAGATGGAcagatataatattttatcatataatatcatttaaAATACACAGAATtctctctatatatatttcacatttttgaatttaaaaaatttctttaaattttccaaaaaatttatcataattaaaatttcTACTgtcattattaaatttttttacatactGGAAATAATTTGTgtcataataaaaagaaagaatgttattataaattttaatagcTTGATATTTAGATATGGCTGgattaattatatgtattttcgATAGAAtgatttctttatttttaaattcatcaaaaaaatgtaatgtAATAAATGGAGTTGAATTacttttatgtttattataatattctaatgatgtaacaaaaattaatttagAATCAATAAATTGTGTGTAATAAGTTATATatccattattatttttaaagggtataataaaatgagaattatttttacaattattttttattacttcatatttatttatatccatataatctgatataacatatttattatctttatatttttctttccatatatttattatcttatatttatcttcTCTTTCTAATAAGGGCAACTtcacaatattttttaaatcacgAGAACAAGGCagggaaaaataaaatcttTTCTTACTCAAGTTTGTTAACATTatccatattttataaactcacaaaaaaataaaaaaaatatactatacatatatatatatatatatatatatatatatttatttatataatttttattatatgatcattttatcattttgctttttcttttttttttttttttttatgaattaatttataaacatactattttttttataaaacacaatttaatttataataaaaattaacatatataaatatatatatatattacattatacatacattatatgatttatgtgcacattcatttattttaattatatagagTATGTATCCTTCAATCGTAATAcctatatattacaaaaggaataaatataaagaaacgAATTTAtggatattttattatatatatatatatatttatcttaatgtattaaaaatatttttcattttaaagtttatattttaaaagtagaaaaaaaaaaaaaaaattaaattttaaatgagcattattaaaaatattaaccaaaaaaacaataaaataaaataaaataaatataaactatatatgtatatatataggtttatttttgaaagggttaaaaatgtttaattaatatagaatgtataaaaatatatatatttaaaaaaaaaaattattacacaatataagaaaaattataagtataatatatatatatatatataattgcaatatatagaataaatgaatacaatccttttattttattttattttattttttttattttttttttttattttatttttttttttatttttttatttttttattttttttttttatttttatttttttgataaaataacatatttattcACTCACACCTTGTGTAagtattttctttaatattgGACACGGTTTTTGCAATACACTTTGCCTTTTATCGAATTGTATTATTTGGCCCTCTTCTATTACTCCTATATAATCAACATAATTCAATAAGTCTAACCTATGTGTAAATATAATAGTTGTTTTATccttcatatatttaattaatgctttgtttataatattttcagaTAGTTTATCTAGAGAAGATGTAGGTTCatctaatattaatattttattatttttaattaaattttgtGCCAAATATATTCTTTGTTTTTGTCCACCTGATAAGGATGTACCATTAACACCAACATTCATGTTGTCATAATTAAaatgattttttaaaaattcatcAATATGTaaatcattataaatatttttcattttatcagaagataaattattctttatttcttcttgTACCTTTtgtaattcttttaataaaaaagtatatatttcatatgtattcttcatatcatttttattaatatcttgTTCACTGTCATATGTATTAAttgtattatcatcatcgtttttttctttttttgtattttcattatttatcatatttataaacgCTCCTTGATTTTGTTCTATCAATCTTATCTGCTCTTTTAACATCTCCTCATATGCTTTATAAGGATACATCAAATTCTCACGCACAGTCAAGTTAAACAAAAAGGGGTCCTGAGTAATAACACCCACAATAGATCGTAACACCGcagaatttattttatttattggaACGTTTCCCACACAAATTTCGCCTGACGCGTTCAGGTCATTTTTTTTGGTGAGTAAATTCAAAATGGTTGTTTTTCCACTACCACTTTTTCCAACAATAGCAACAGATTTGTTATGAGGTAAAAAGAATGATACATTTTTCAAGGCGAATTTTTTATTACgctcattatttatatttgcatttatattatcttttgtATTGTCGtatgaaaaagaaacatTATGAAATGTGATTGAGAAGttattactttttaaaaaatcaatTGATGTTTTATTccaataattatgaaaattattatcaggcaattttattatttgtaagaCTTTTGAACAGGAACCTAAACATTTTTGAATATCTCCAATGGCATGCATCATTCCTTGTATGCCACTACCACAAAACAAGGAATACATTATTAGTGAAAATAAGTCTCctgtatttataaatttatgtgctattaaataattaccataatatattaaatgtaataaaaataaggagataatactaaaaaataaaaaatgattccCTGATTTTACTAATGAATGTTTTTTTCCTATTTTATATACGTCttctaaataatttataaattcttttttttcataggACTCACCATTTAATAAACGTACGTtactaatattatgaattttttCTGAAGCAAAATCAATACATGAACTAAGTTTTTCTTGTTTTAAAACACTTATCTTTTTTACAAATTTAGCATATGTTGTACCTATTAATAAACAACCAGACACAGGTAATAGAAAAGATTGGAATAAATTCCTTGGAGATATATGTAAGGCACATATCCCACCTATCAAAGCTGATATAAAATTCCTTATACCAAATgataaatgtattaaaaatttagACGATATTTCTATATCATTAGATAATCTATTTATTAATTCTCctgttttttgtttattaaaaaaatgtacatcTTGATTTAAtactttttcaaaaaaatggGTTCTTAATCTTCttgttattttttcaatagatgtttctataaaatatattctaaaGAAACTGAATGTAGATATACCTATAATTAATAAGACAGTTTTATAAATTTCAtttgttaaatattttaaagattCTTCTTTCCCAccatacatattaataattttacttATGCACATTGGGAATATCATTTGTCCTAAGGAAGATGCAATTAGGCAAAACATAGCAAACcctaaatattttctttctttttttaaaatattaaataaatcttTTAACGATGACACATTGTTACTCTTATGATTAtgattcttattattattattatcattattattacttttattattattattattattattattattattttcaccTATCCTTTTCATAAACAATTCGTTgaatttatcttttatattatcaatgATCGAATTTTTCTTTGGATCAAATAAATGGGACCTAAAGcattttttatgtgtataattattcatcatattattaaatatattttttcctttctttCTCATAAttccatattttatattactattattattaggatccttaatattaatatttttatatatacccatACTTTTATAATAACATGTCATTCCTCCACTTttattgtttaaaaaaaaaaaatctctTCCTCCTGACGGagaatatttcttataagtgtgtatattatttattccaacattattataatataatgcgTTCCCATAATTTTTACAATTCCTTACATTTCTTACATTCTGCccaaacaaaaaataaccattattgttattattaattagaTAATAGTAGTTTATCAGATGCcgttttattatcattacgTATGTATTATGTTGtatatgaaattaaaaaaagaaaaaaaaaaaaaaaaaaaattatatatctgccatgataaataaataaatatatacatatatatatattttatgtgtaCCTCTTTTTATGCatatcaattttttattctgggagaaaaaaattaattacttctattttttaattttaccccccaaaagaaaaatatatatacatatataaattataataaatattatacaatatttACTAAGGgcgaaatataatatatcatattatataatttattttagcGGATGGCAggaaaacatttttttcctataattaaaattctcaggaacaataatataattataccaaaaaaaaagaaaagaaaaaaaataaagcacatatatatgatgatatatatataatatatatatatatatatttttcatttacatatattatttatatttgggaattaaaaaaaaaaaaaaaaaaaaaaaaacacaattTAGAAGACAATCCATaagtttatttttcttaattttttttttatccttttaaTTGATGAACTAATATTCTAATAAAGTATTATTgtatggatatatattatatatgacaaaaaaatatattaatatatatgttgtacaagtttttttttttttttttttttttttttttgaaactATAACAttattgataatataaaaataatatgagaaGAAATGATATTCCTAATTTTGTCATGATAAACTTGGGTGAGCACataaattatacatttataaaagtaataagaagatttataaatacatgAATTTGTTTGTatgtaaaaattttattctcataaaaacaatatatgtatatatacatatatatatataatttattttgcttttttttttttttttctttttttttttgtgtgactaatttgatatttttaagagaagaaaaaaataaaataaaagggaATAGCCACTCTTATGAatcacataaatattttttacataaaataaaaaatattcaaaaaatgttTGAATAAAGTTGAGTAAATTGGATTGATGGGGAATAAAACATGTGATAATGATTAGtacataaacaaaaatatattatatatatatatatatatatgtatatatataaatatatatgtttatatatttatattaaggTGGCAAAaataaacacatatatatatattatatgtatatagatATTTTCCCTTTTGAGGAAAGAACCTtgattacaaaaaaaaaaaatatataaaataaaagaatgactttaaaaaatggatacagaaaaattataaaaattctttttatattcatacacatttttcatattactATTGAATCTTTTGTAACTAATTACTTATGTACCATAAATGAAGCGacacattataataatgtattttataaaaacaagaATAGGAcaattttaaaagataaaaagtACCTTttggaaaaaaagaaaaaaaatcttTTTAACGTCCAACCATCCACTGTTATCACGCCTGATAACGAAACAAGCAATGAGATAAtcaaaaaagtaaaattaaaaaaaaaggataagaaaatatttaaaaaatataaagatttCCTTGATATATTACCAAAAAAAACTAATGAGTATACCTTAATGGAAGcaatagaaaaaattaaaacattaGCCATACATAAATTTGTTGAAAGCAtagatatttatttatccttTAATCCGAAAAAATCGAAAATGactaaaaatgataatataaaaacgtTTATTACTTTTCCTcacaatttaaaaaaaaagagagaaaaaaaagtatatgtGGTAACTAATGCGAAGTTGCAAAAAATAGCTAGCCAGtcaggtaaaaaaaaaaaaacaaaaatatatatatatatatatatatatatatatattgccaTGTGAATGATTGTATTAAATGAATTGTGGACAATAAAGAGgaaaaaaacattttgataataattcttttaacaataatatgtatatatatatatatatatatatatatatatatatatatttttttatatttatatttttatatattatttattcagGAGCGGATGTTGTTGGTGAAGATGATttgataaataaaataaaagaaagagAAATTAGACTACAGAAAaggaataataattttttaatttgcaCAAATGACTGTATACACAAATTGACAAGAGTAGGAAAAGAGATAGGAAGAAAAGGATTAATGCCTAATGAAAAATGTGGAACATTAGTTAGTGAATTTTTATTACCTAAACatgtaaaattatttaaatctgaaaatacatatatatttaaattaaataaattaaatacattaaatataaatattggaGATGTTTATATGTCAAATGATGAAATAAGAGAAAATATTAACCATTTATTTGAACATTTGGAAAATCTtgaattttttcattttaattttaagcACGTCAAAACTATTTATTTAAGTAGTACTATGGGTTTCccttttaaaataaagaaaaattctttataaaaaatagagCAGCtctcatatttttatgtgcAATATGTAGATAAGCCTAATGctttattcattattttgttaatatatatatatatatatatatatatatatatatatatatttatttatttatttatatttatttatatttattaatttttttttgtacatttattatgtgatcacataaaatatacctcctttcctttttttttttttttttattctaaacagtaaaaatatgattattttatatttgtacacatatcatataaaaaaataataataatttatattttgcgTTTACTTTTAGCAAGTAAGAGAATGAGGAACCTGTATATTGTATTTATACGGTATCCATCTTTCTTTCTTAATGTTAACAAAATGTTTTTGttgttttatgta
Protein-coding sequences here:
- a CDS encoding ABC transporter B family member 7, putative, with the protein product MIIKRHLINYYYLINNNNNGYFLFGQNVRNVRNCKNYGNALYYNNVGINNIHTYKKYSPSGGRDFFFLNNKSGGMTCYYKSMGIYKNINIKDPNNNSNIKYGIMRKKGKNIFNNMMNNYTHKKCFRSHLFDPKKNSIIDNIKDKFNELFMKRIGENNNNNNNNNNKSNNNDNNNNKNHNHKSNNVSSLKDLFNILKKERKYLGFAMFCLIASSLGQMIFPMCISKIINMYGGKEESLKYLTNEIYKTVLLIIGISTFSFFRIYFIETSIEKITRRLRTHFFEKVLNQDVHFFNKQKTGELINRLSNDIEISSKFLIHLSFGIRNFISALIGGICALHISPRNLFQSFLLPVSGCLLIGTTYAKFVKKISVLKQEKLSSCIDFASEKIHNISNVRLLNGESYEKKEFINYLEDVYKIGKKHSLVKSGNHFLFFSIISLFLLHLIYYGNYLIAHKFINTGDLFSLIMYSLFCGSGIQGMMHAIGDIQKCLGSCSKVLQIIKLPDNNFHNYWNKTSIDFLKSNNFSITFHNVSFSYDNTKDNINANINNERNKKFALKNVSFFLPHNKSVAIVGKSGSGKTTILNLLTKKNDLNASGEICVGNVPINKINSAVLRSIVGVITQDPFLFNLTVRENLMYPYKAYEEMLKEQIRLIEQNQGAFINMINNENTKKEKNDDDNTINTYDSEQDINKNDMKNTYEIYTFLLKELQKVQEEIKNNLSSDKMKNIYNDLHIDEFLKNHFNYDNMNVGVNGTSLSGGQKQRIYLAQNLIKNNKILILDEPTSSLDKLSENIINKALIKYMKDKTTIIFTHRLDLLNYVDYIGVIEEGQIIQFDKRQSVLQKPCPILKKILTQGVSE
- a CDS encoding 50S ribosomal protein L1, apicoplast, putative; protein product: MTLKNGYRKIIKILFIFIHIFHITIESFVTNYLCTINEATHYNNVFYKNKNRTILKDKKYLLEKKKKNLFNVQPSTVITPDNETSNEIIKKVKLKKKDKKIFKKYKDFLDILPKKTNEYTLMEAIEKIKTLAIHKFVESIDIYLSFNPKKSKMTKNDNIKTFITFPHNLKKKREKKVYVVTNAKLQKIASQSGADVVGEDDLINKIKEREIRLQKRNNNFLICTNDCIHKLTRVGKEIGRKGLMPNEKCGTLVSEFLLPKHVKLFKSENTYIFKLNKLNTLNINIGDVYMSNDEIRENINHLFEHLENLEFFHFNFKHVKTIYLSSTMGFPFKIKKNSL